A single window of Nicotiana tomentosiformis chromosome 1, ASM39032v3, whole genome shotgun sequence DNA harbors:
- the LOC104090370 gene encoding uncharacterized protein isoform X2: MESKVVDENEEGPVVPMRVDRFGFVKQEHSPTEGLARSRSAFEYQRDERRIRKWRKMIGVGGSDWKQYVRRKPHVVKRRIRKGIPDCLRGLVWQLISGSRDLLLLNPGVYEQLVIYETSASELDIIRDISRTFPSHVFFQQRHGPGQRSLYNVLKAYSVFDRDVGYVQGMGFVAGLLLLYMSEEDAFWLLVALLKGAVHTPMEGMYLVGLPLVQQYLFQFDRLVKEHLPKLGGHFVQEMINPSMYASQWFITVFSYSFPFHLALRIWDVFLFEGIKVVFKVGLALLKYCHDDLVSKHLEELKQEYDQQRGKPPDSQVKQ; the protein is encoded by the exons ATGGAAAGTAAAGTAGTAGATGAAAATGAGGAAGGCCCAGTTGTTCCCATGCGAGTTGATAGATTCGGTTTTGTGAAGCAGGAACATAGCCCTACTGAAGGTTTAGCAAGGAGCCGGTCGGCCTTTGAATATCAGAG AGATGAAAGAAGGATTAGGAAATGGAGAAAAATGATAGGTGTTGGAGGAAGTGACTGGAAGCAGTATGTTCGGAGGAAGCCACATGTTGTTAAAAGGCGAATACGGAAAGGAATACCTGATTGTCTAAGGGGGCTCGTCTGGCAGCTAATTTCTGGAAGTCGGGACCTCTTGCTGCTGAATCCTGGAGTTTATGAG CAACTTGTCATATATGAGACATCAGCTTCCGAATTGGATATTATTCGAGATATTTCTCGCACCTTTCCTTCACATGTTTTCTTTCAGCAGAGACATGGACCTGGTCAAAGGTCTCTTTACAACGTTCTGAAAGCATATTCCGTCTTTGACCGAGATGTTGGATATGTACAG GGCATGGGATTTGTAGCAGGTCTGCTTCTTCTTTACATGAGTGAAGAAGATGCATTTTGGTTATTGGTTGCATTGTTGAAGGGAGCCGTTCACACTCCTATGGAAGGAATGTACTTG GTAGGATTGCCGCTTGTACAGCAATACCTCTTTCAGTTTGATCGTTTGGTGAAAGAGCACCTGCCGAAGTTGGGTGGACATTTTGTTCAAGAAATGATAAATCCCAGCATGTATGCAAGTCAGTGGTTCATAACTGTTTTCTCGTACTCTTTTCCATTTCACTTGGCTCTCAGAATTTGGGATGTTTTCCTTTTTGAG GGTATTAAAGTCGTCTTCAAAGTTGGCTTGGCTCTATTGAAATATTGCCACGATGACCTG GTTTCCAAGCATTTGGAGGAACTGAAGCAAGAATATGACCAGCAACGCGGGAAACCTCCTGATTCCCAAGTCAAACAGTAA
- the LOC104090370 gene encoding uncharacterized protein isoform X1, whose protein sequence is MESKVVDENEEGPVVPMRVDRFGFVKQEHSPTEGLARSRSAFEYQRDERRIRKWRKMIGVGGSDWKQYVRRKPHVVKRRIRKGIPDCLRGLVWQLISGSRDLLLLNPGVYEQLVIYETSASELDIIRDISRTFPSHVFFQQRHGPGQRSLYNVLKAYSVFDRDVGYVQGMGFVAGLLLLYMSEEDAFWLLVALLKGAVHTPMEGMYLVGLPLVQQYLFQFDRLVKEHLPKLGGHFVQEMINPSMYASQWFITVFSYSFPFHLALRIWDVFLFEGIKVVFKVGLALLKYCHDDLVKLPFEKLIHALRNFPEDAMNPDILLPMAFSIKVSKHLEELKQEYDQQRGKPPDSQVKQ, encoded by the exons ATGGAAAGTAAAGTAGTAGATGAAAATGAGGAAGGCCCAGTTGTTCCCATGCGAGTTGATAGATTCGGTTTTGTGAAGCAGGAACATAGCCCTACTGAAGGTTTAGCAAGGAGCCGGTCGGCCTTTGAATATCAGAG AGATGAAAGAAGGATTAGGAAATGGAGAAAAATGATAGGTGTTGGAGGAAGTGACTGGAAGCAGTATGTTCGGAGGAAGCCACATGTTGTTAAAAGGCGAATACGGAAAGGAATACCTGATTGTCTAAGGGGGCTCGTCTGGCAGCTAATTTCTGGAAGTCGGGACCTCTTGCTGCTGAATCCTGGAGTTTATGAG CAACTTGTCATATATGAGACATCAGCTTCCGAATTGGATATTATTCGAGATATTTCTCGCACCTTTCCTTCACATGTTTTCTTTCAGCAGAGACATGGACCTGGTCAAAGGTCTCTTTACAACGTTCTGAAAGCATATTCCGTCTTTGACCGAGATGTTGGATATGTACAG GGCATGGGATTTGTAGCAGGTCTGCTTCTTCTTTACATGAGTGAAGAAGATGCATTTTGGTTATTGGTTGCATTGTTGAAGGGAGCCGTTCACACTCCTATGGAAGGAATGTACTTG GTAGGATTGCCGCTTGTACAGCAATACCTCTTTCAGTTTGATCGTTTGGTGAAAGAGCACCTGCCGAAGTTGGGTGGACATTTTGTTCAAGAAATGATAAATCCCAGCATGTATGCAAGTCAGTGGTTCATAACTGTTTTCTCGTACTCTTTTCCATTTCACTTGGCTCTCAGAATTTGGGATGTTTTCCTTTTTGAG GGTATTAAAGTCGTCTTCAAAGTTGGCTTGGCTCTATTGAAATATTGCCACGATGACCTG GTAAAGTTGCCATTTGAGAAACTCATACATGCTTTGCGCAACTTCCCTGAGGATGCCATGAATCCAGATATACTGTTACCAATGGCTTTTTCAATCAAG GTTTCCAAGCATTTGGAGGAACTGAAGCAAGAATATGACCAGCAACGCGGGAAACCTCCTGATTCCCAAGTCAAACAGTAA